A window of Fundulus heteroclitus isolate FHET01 chromosome 15, MU-UCD_Fhet_4.1, whole genome shotgun sequence contains these coding sequences:
- the tcf21 gene encoding transcription factor 21: MSTGSLSDVDDELLDGILKFGSCGKDSNESTEESSNCEGSFANEGRRREASGKKRKTASRKSAPKGVAQQEGKQVQRNAANARERARMRVLSKAFSRLKTSLPWVPPDTKLSKLDTLRLASSYIAHLRQILANDKYENGYTHPVNLTWPFMVAGKPETDLKEMLNATRLCGTTAS; this comes from the exons ATGTCCACCGGATCTCTAAGCGACGTCGACGACGAGCTCTTGGACGGGATTCTCAAGTTCGGCTCCTGCGGCAAGGACTCCAACGAGAGCACGGAGGAGAGCTCCAACTGCGAGGGCAGCTTCGCCAACGAGGGCAGGAGGAGAGAGGCGTCCGGCAAGAAGCGCAAGACCGCGTCGCGCAAAAGTGCGCCCAAGGGTGTGGCGCAACAGGAGGGCAAACAGGTGCAGAGGAACGCGGCCAACGCGCGGGAGAGAGCCAGGATGCGCGTCTTGTCCAAGGCCTTTTCGAGGCTCAAGACCTCCTTACCGTGGGTGCCGCCGGACACCAAGCTCTCCAAACTGGACACGCTGCGCCTGGCGTCCAGCTACATCGCGCATCTCCGGCAGATCCTGGCCAACGACAAGTACGAAAACGGATATACGCATCCCGTTAACCTG ACGTGGCCCTTCATGGTCGCAGGGAAACCGGAAACCGATCTGAAGGAGATGCTCAACGCGACGCGGCTGTGCGGAACAACTGCGTCCTGA